A stretch of Arthrobacter sp. NEB 688 DNA encodes these proteins:
- a CDS encoding SGNH/GDSL hydrolase family protein, producing the protein MRRPALPLAALAALVLLGGCTIGGSEPDPAAPSTPAPTSAAPSASPSASASRSAAPDGPVALALGDSLAAGYQPGGSERRDTAYPALAAARVSQGGGELGVENLACSGETTGSLLDGGRCDYAEGSQLAAAEAFLRERGADVRMVTLDIGGNDLLRCAARLEVDAACAQEGVQTVEKNLPTILERLRSAAGPDVPVLVLGYYNPWLAASYLGTGEAQLAAAKTAYSDLDTAIEKATKAAGGRFVGLDAAFAFDDETPTTFNGREVPTNVAQVCTLTYICTAFDVHLTDEGAAVVGRVVAEAAEKAGVS; encoded by the coding sequence GTGCGCCGCCCCGCGCTTCCCCTCGCCGCCCTCGCGGCGCTCGTCCTCCTCGGCGGGTGCACCATCGGCGGCTCCGAGCCCGACCCGGCGGCGCCGAGCACGCCGGCACCGACGTCGGCCGCCCCCTCCGCCTCGCCGTCGGCCTCCGCCTCCCGCAGCGCCGCCCCGGACGGCCCGGTCGCCCTCGCCCTCGGGGACTCCCTCGCCGCGGGCTACCAGCCCGGCGGTTCCGAGCGGCGCGACACCGCCTACCCGGCCCTCGCCGCGGCCCGGGTCTCGCAGGGCGGTGGCGAGCTCGGCGTCGAGAACCTCGCGTGCAGCGGCGAGACGACCGGCTCGCTCCTCGACGGCGGGCGCTGCGACTACGCCGAGGGCAGCCAGCTCGCCGCGGCCGAGGCGTTCCTGCGGGAGCGGGGCGCCGACGTGCGCATGGTCACCCTCGACATCGGCGGCAACGACCTCCTGCGCTGCGCGGCCCGCCTCGAGGTCGACGCGGCGTGCGCGCAGGAAGGCGTGCAGACCGTCGAGAAGAACCTCCCGACCATCCTCGAGCGCCTGCGCTCGGCGGCCGGGCCGGACGTGCCCGTGCTCGTCCTCGGCTACTACAACCCGTGGCTCGCCGCGTCCTACCTGGGCACCGGCGAGGCCCAGCTCGCCGCCGCGAAGACGGCCTACTCCGACCTCGACACCGCCATCGAGAAGGCGACCAAGGCCGCCGGCGGGCGCTTCGTCGGCCTCGACGCCGCCTTCGCGTTCGACGACGAGACCCCGACGACCTTCAACGGCCGCGAGGTGCCGACCAACGTCGCCCAGGTCTGCACCCTCACCTACATCTGCACGGCGTTCGACGTGCACCTGACCGACGAGGGCGCGGCCGTCGTCGGCCGGGTCGTCGCCGAGGCGGCCGAGAAGGCCGGGGTCTCCTGA
- a CDS encoding fumarylacetoacetate hydrolase family protein, which produces MRIARFTTGDDPVYGLVDGAGEKIAEVTGDPLYQRIELTGATHRVEDVRLLAPVIPRSKVIGIGKNYADHAAEMGTDVPEEPLMFLIPNTAVIGPGDPVVLPPQSSEVHYEGELAVVIGRVCKDVEPEDALSVVFGYTCADDVTARDLQRSDGQWARAKGFDTFCPLGPWIETDLDVASLSVVTRRDDEVVQDGTTSDMVHGVAALVSYASKAFTLLPGDVILTGTPAGVGPVEAGQRVEVEIEGIGVLSNPFVRH; this is translated from the coding sequence ATGCGCATCGCGAGGTTCACCACCGGGGACGACCCCGTCTACGGCCTGGTCGACGGGGCCGGCGAGAAGATCGCCGAGGTCACCGGCGACCCCCTCTACCAGCGGATCGAGCTGACCGGTGCCACGCACCGCGTCGAGGACGTGCGCCTGCTCGCGCCGGTCATCCCGCGCAGCAAGGTCATCGGCATCGGCAAGAACTACGCCGACCACGCGGCCGAGATGGGGACGGACGTGCCCGAGGAGCCGCTGATGTTCCTCATCCCCAACACCGCGGTCATCGGCCCCGGCGACCCCGTCGTGCTGCCGCCGCAGAGCAGCGAGGTCCACTACGAGGGCGAGCTGGCCGTCGTCATCGGCCGGGTGTGCAAGGACGTCGAGCCCGAGGACGCCCTCTCGGTCGTCTTCGGCTACACCTGCGCCGACGACGTCACCGCGCGCGACCTCCAGCGCTCCGACGGCCAGTGGGCCCGCGCCAAGGGCTTCGACACCTTCTGCCCTCTCGGGCCGTGGATCGAGACCGACCTCGACGTCGCGTCGCTGTCGGTCGTCACCCGACGCGACGACGAGGTCGTGCAGGACGGCACCACGAGCGACATGGTGCACGGCGTCGCCGCGCTCGTCTCCTACGCGTCCAAGGCGTTCACGCTGCTGCCGGGCGACGTCATCCTCACCGGCACCCCCGCGGGCGTCGGTCCGGTCGAGGCCGGCCAGCGGGTCGAGGTCGAGATCGAGGGGATCGGCGTCCTGTCCAACCCCTTCGTGCGTCACTGA
- a CDS encoding DUF2306 domain-containing protein, whose product MAGVAHDTTGRSGPRGDRRVRPVGVLVAMLTTVVLVFFVIRLLTDVPHLVDGTVPDDDLAELYVAHPWLAYGHMLPGVAYLLGAPLQLSARFRAGHLRLHRRLGRVLLACALVSGVLAVVLGFVFAWGGGAETSATLVFGSWFVLCLSLALRAVRARRIADHRRWMVRAFAVGLGVATIRLWVGLFTGVEIGLLGMGDATMPLRATFGVAFWLGLSMHVVAGEWWLRRRPMTPAPAAGRST is encoded by the coding sequence ATGGCGGGGGTGGCACATGACACGACGGGCCGGAGCGGCCCGCGCGGGGACCGGCGGGTGCGGCCGGTCGGGGTCCTCGTGGCGATGCTCACGACGGTCGTGCTCGTCTTCTTCGTGATCCGGCTCCTCACCGACGTCCCGCACCTCGTCGACGGCACCGTCCCCGACGACGACCTCGCGGAACTCTACGTCGCCCACCCCTGGCTGGCCTACGGACACATGCTGCCCGGGGTCGCGTACCTGCTCGGGGCGCCGTTGCAGCTCTCGGCGCGGTTCCGGGCGGGGCACCTGCGGCTGCACCGTCGGCTCGGTCGGGTGCTCCTCGCGTGCGCGCTCGTCTCCGGTGTCCTCGCCGTGGTCCTCGGGTTCGTGTTCGCCTGGGGCGGTGGCGCCGAGACGAGCGCGACCCTGGTCTTCGGGTCGTGGTTCGTGCTGTGCCTCTCCCTGGCGCTGCGCGCCGTCCGGGCCCGTCGCATCGCCGACCACCGGCGCTGGATGGTGCGCGCCTTCGCCGTCGGGCTCGGGGTGGCGACCATCCGCCTCTGGGTGGGGCTCTTCACCGGGGTCGAGATCGGGCTGCTCGGGATGGGCGACGCGACGATGCCGCTGCGGGCGACCTTCGGGGTGGCGTTCTGGCTCGGCCTGTCGATGCACGTCGTGGCCGGCGAGTGGTGGCTGCGCCGCCGACCGATGACTCCCGCCCCCGCGGCCGGTCGGTCCACCTGA
- the gltX gene encoding glutamate--tRNA ligase, which yields MSEHTPAAPPAGDLPGPVRLRVAPSPTGDPHVGTAYMSLFNLAFARQQGGRFLLRIEDTDRARFREDSEQQVFDTLRWLGLTWDEGPDIGGPCAPYRQSERLTTYRPYVDRLLADGHAYLCWCSTERLAAMREEQQRLKQPTGYDRLCVGKSEEERRALPGFSETPVVRLLVPDDVELEFDDLIRGRMTAPRPDDQVILKADGYPTYHLAVVVDDHEMGITHVVRGEEWVSSTPKHVLLYRRLGLEPPRFAHMPLLRNENKSKISKRKNPEARLTWFQEEGYLPEALVNFLGLLAYPPAQDAEGNDVEVFTFEQFAQRFDWSLVNPVGPIFDLKKLDWLNGVHIRGLALGEFASRLLPYLTRDGVLGENPSLGELARLEQVAELIQTRIAHLTEATGLVAPFYVADDAVEIADDARAQLKEDAAATLDAASAALAELPAEHHGVLGSEPTWRAESIEAALRAALVEGLGLKPKFAFGPLRTAVSGQRVSPPLFESMEILGKDSTLARLAALRATL from the coding sequence ATGAGCGAGCACACCCCCGCAGCCCCGCCGGCCGGCGACCTCCCCGGTCCCGTCCGCCTCCGCGTCGCCCCGTCCCCGACGGGCGACCCGCACGTCGGCACGGCGTACATGTCCCTCTTCAACCTCGCGTTCGCGCGCCAGCAGGGCGGTCGCTTCCTCCTGCGCATCGAGGACACCGACCGGGCGCGCTTCCGCGAGGACTCCGAGCAGCAGGTCTTCGACACGCTGCGCTGGCTCGGCCTCACGTGGGACGAGGGCCCGGACATCGGCGGCCCGTGCGCGCCCTACCGCCAGAGCGAGCGCCTGACGACCTACCGCCCCTACGTCGACCGGCTGCTCGCCGACGGCCACGCCTACCTGTGCTGGTGCTCGACCGAGCGCCTCGCCGCGATGCGCGAGGAGCAGCAGCGCCTCAAGCAGCCGACCGGCTACGACCGCCTCTGCGTCGGCAAGTCGGAGGAGGAGCGGCGCGCGCTGCCGGGCTTCTCCGAGACCCCGGTCGTGCGCCTCCTCGTCCCCGACGACGTCGAGCTCGAGTTCGACGACCTCATCCGCGGCCGGATGACCGCGCCGCGCCCGGACGACCAGGTCATCCTCAAGGCCGACGGCTACCCGACCTACCACCTCGCCGTCGTCGTCGACGACCACGAGATGGGCATCACCCACGTCGTGCGCGGCGAGGAGTGGGTCAGCTCGACCCCGAAGCACGTCCTGCTCTACCGCCGCCTCGGCCTCGAGCCGCCGCGCTTCGCGCACATGCCGCTGCTGCGCAACGAGAACAAGAGCAAGATCTCCAAGCGCAAGAACCCCGAGGCGCGCCTCACGTGGTTCCAGGAGGAGGGCTACCTGCCCGAGGCGCTCGTCAACTTCCTCGGGCTGCTGGCCTACCCGCCGGCGCAGGACGCCGAGGGCAACGACGTCGAGGTCTTCACCTTCGAGCAGTTCGCGCAGCGCTTCGACTGGTCGCTCGTCAACCCGGTCGGCCCGATCTTCGACCTCAAGAAGCTCGACTGGCTCAACGGCGTGCACATCCGCGGGCTCGCGCTCGGCGAGTTCGCCTCGCGCCTCCTGCCGTACCTGACCCGCGACGGGGTGCTCGGCGAGAACCCCTCGCTCGGTGAGCTCGCGCGCCTCGAGCAGGTGGCCGAGCTGATCCAGACGCGCATCGCGCACCTCACCGAGGCGACCGGGCTCGTCGCGCCCTTCTACGTCGCGGACGACGCCGTCGAGATCGCCGACGACGCCCGCGCGCAGCTCAAGGAGGACGCCGCCGCGACGCTCGACGCCGCCTCGGCCGCCCTCGCGGAGCTGCCGGCCGAGCACCACGGCGTCCTCGGGTCGGAGCCGACGTGGCGGGCGGAGTCCATCGAGGCCGCCCTGCGCGCCGCGCTCGTCGAGGGCCTGGGGCTCAAGCCGAAGTTCGCCTTCGGCCCGCTGCGCACGGCGGTGTCGGGGCAGCGGGTCAGCCCGCCCCTGTTCGAGTCGATGGAGATCCTCGGCAAGGACTCGACGCTGGCCCGCCTCGCGGCGCTGCGCGCGACGCTGTGA